One window of the Primulina eburnea isolate SZY01 chromosome 18, ASM2296580v1, whole genome shotgun sequence genome contains the following:
- the LOC140819138 gene encoding methionine S-methyltransferase-like: MKVYDGKFPVTQGQTKHKVKEDWSFTFFEGLNRHPDSILKYKTVTEIGCGNGWISIAIAEKWSHQKGFPSSVTPDYAPFQLWDSLQGLSTYMRTMLSTQDMTNSNSNSYIMD, encoded by the exons ATGAAGGTATATGACGGGAAATTTCCCGTCA CACAAGGTCAAACAAAGCACAAGGTCAAAGAGGATTGGTCCTTTACGTTCTTTGAAGGACTTAACAGGCATCCGGACTCTATTTTAAAGTACAAAACTGTAACCGAGATTGGTTGTGGAAATGGATGGATATCCATAGCTATTGCTGAAAAATGGTCACACCAGAAG GGATTCCCAAGCAGCGTGACTCCTGATTATGCCCCCTTTCAATTATGGGACTCTTTGCAG GGCCTTTCAACTTACATGAGAACAATGCTATCTACCCAG GACATGACAAATTCTAACTCCAACTCTTACATCATGGATTAA